From the Tripterygium wilfordii isolate XIE 37 chromosome 6, ASM1340144v1, whole genome shotgun sequence genome, one window contains:
- the LOC120000386 gene encoding BTB/POZ domain-containing protein At1g67900-like, producing the protein MKFMKLGSRPDTFYTCEAVRSVSSEVSSDLIIQVKGSRYLLHKFPLLSKCLRLQKLCSESPESSSHQLVQLPDLPGGVEAFELCAKFCYGITITLSAYNIVPARHAAEYLQMTEDVEKGNLIYKIEVFFNSCILQGWKDSIVTLQSTRAFPLSSEDLGITSRCLESIASKVFTHPSKVSLSQSHSRRVRDDVSCNGGESQRHNQAIRGWWAEDIAELGIELYWRTMIAIKSSGRVPSNLIGDALKIYAARWLPNISPRDGNVYKKEGCDSDSDSTIEMNSKHRLLLESMVSLLPGDKGAVSCSFLLKLLKASNILNASSSSKMELARRVGVQLEEARVSDLLIPSLSYKSDTLYDVDIVLTILEEFMLQGQSPPTTPPRSKLGFERRRSRSAENIDFELQGSRRSSSASHSSKLKVAKLVDGYLQEIARDVNLPLSKFTAVAESIHEFSRLDHDDLYRAIDIYLKAHPDLNKSERKRLCRILDCKKLSMDACMHAAQNELLPLRVVVQVLFFEQARATKNGAKVTELPCNIKALLTANGIHPSKPTSPLSTTNSIRADDQWSVSGLKSPKSRTSTLRMKLAEDDDLDINDMNPNGIGRSSKFKAFCAIPTQPKRMFSKLMSMNRNPSEKK; encoded by the exons ATGAAGTTTATGAAACTGGGTTCTCGGCCAGATACTTTCTACACTTGTGAGGCTGTAAG GTCTGTTTCCTCTGAAGTTTCTAGTGACCTCATAATTCAAGTGAAAGGAAGTAGATATTTGCTTcacaag TTCCCTCTGTTGTCAAAGTGTTTGCGTCTGCAGAAGCTATGCTCTGAATCACCTGAATCTTCAAGCCACCAATTAGTCCAACTCCCTGATTTACCTGGTGGAGTTGAGGCATTTGAACTGTGCGCGAAGTTCTGTTATGGTATCACAATCACTCTCAGTGCCTATAACATTGTACCGGCACGACATGCCGCCGAGTACTTGCAGATGACTGAGGATGTTGAGAAGGGGAACTTGATATACAAAATTGAAGTCTTCTTCAACTCCTGCATCCTTCAAGGATGGAAGGATTCTATTGTCACCCTACAAAGTACAAGGGCCTTTCCATTGTCATCTGAGGACCTTGGAATCACTAGCAGATGTCTTGAATCAATTGCCTCAAAAGTCTTTACCCACCCATCAAAGGTGAGTTTGTCACAGAGTCATTCCAGAAGGGTTAGGGATGATGTTTCGTGTAACGGAGGTGAGAGCCAGAGACATAACCAAGCAATCAGGGGTTGGTGGGCTGAAGATATTGCAGAATTGGGGATAGAACTTTATTGGAGAACCATGATAGCTATTAAATCTAGTGGAAGAGTACCCTCCAATCTTATCGGTGACGCTTTGAAAATCTATGCAGCTAGATGGCTACCCAATATATCACCCAGAGATGGGAATGTTTATAAGAAAGAAGGATGTGATTCTGATTCAGATTCTACAATCGAAATGAATTCAAAGCATAGGCTGCTATTGGAATCAATGGTAAGTTTGTTACCGGGTGACAAAGGCGCTGTTTCTTGCAGTTTCCTTCTTAAACTCTTAAAGGCATCCAATATTCTTAAcgcttcttcttcatcaaagaTGGAATTAGCAAGAAGGGTTGGAGTTCAATTAGAGGAAGCAAGAGTCAGTGATCTGTTAATACCTTCACTGTCATACAAAAGTGACACTTTATATGATGTAGATATAGTTCTGACAATATTGGAGGAGTTCATGTTACAAGGGCAAAGTCCACCGACAACCCCTCCAAGATCCAAGCTTGGGTTTGAGAGGAGAAGATCAAGGTCTGCGGAGAACATTGATTTTGAGCTTCAAGGGAGTAGAAGGTCTTCCTCAGCATCACATAGCTCAAAATTGAAAGTGGCAAAGCTTGTGGATGGATATCTTCAGGAGATTGCGAGGGACGTAAATTTGCCTCTATCGAAGTTTACTGCAGTTGCGGAATCCATCCATGAATTCTCAAGGCTTGACCATGATGATCTCTACAGAGCTATTGACATCTATCTTAAG GCGCATCCAGATTTAAACAAGAGTGAAAGAAAAAGGTTGTGTAGAATCTTGGACTGCAAAAAACTGTCCATGGATGCCTGCATGCATGCTGCACAAAATGAGCTACTTCCACTGAGGGTAGTAGTACAAGTTCTCTTCTTTGAGCAAGCTAGAGCCACCAAGAATGGTGCCAAAGTGACTGAACTTCCATGCAACATCAAGGCACTTCTGACTGCCAACGGTATTCACCCTTCAAAGCCTACATCACCATTAAGTACTACTAATTCCATTCGAGCGGACGATCAGTGGAGTGTCTCGGGCCTTAAATCACCAAAGTCAAGAACATCAACTTTAAGGATGAAGCTGGCCGAAGACGATGATTTGGACATAAATGACATGAACCCGAATGGAATTGGAAGATCTTCCAAGTTTAAGGCTTTCTGTGCTATTCCAACGCAACCCAAAAGAATGTTCAGTAAGTTAATGTCTATGAATAGAAATCCTAGTGAGAAAAAATGA
- the LOC120000627 gene encoding uncharacterized mitochondrial protein AtMg00310-like, whose translation MKKTNTLEEQNQWLTIKDMYAYTNNICLLQHAPMIMVWWGSSEKKNAHCWLSWAKMCTQKKEGGMGFQNFEAFNEALLAKQGWRILKNPESLASKFLKAKYFRNSDFLLAEKNRHSSYLWSSLLDARILLRDGLKWRIGNGMNVHIWQDYWLPKPVSYGAKAVELGFQRNSPVYSLIN comes from the exons ATGAAGAAAACTAATACCCTGGAAGAGCAGAATCAGTGGCTAACAATTAAAGATATGTATGCTTATACTAATAATATATGTCTCCTTCAGCATGCACCAATGATCATG GTTTGGTGGGGGAGTAGTGAGAAGAAGAATGCCCATTGCTGGCTTTCTTGGGCCAAAATGTGCACTCAGAAGAAAGAAGGCGGGATGGGTTTCCAAAATTTCGAAGCGTTTAATGAAGCCTTGCTTGCTAAACAAGGGTGGAGGATCCTGAAAAATCCTGAATCTTTGGCTAGTAAATTCTTGAAGGCAAAATACTTTCGAAATTCTGATTTCTTGTTGGCAGAGAAAAATCGGCATTCATCTTATCTATGGTCAAGCTTATTGGATGCTAGAATTTTATTGAGAGATGGACTTAAGTGGCGTATTGGGAATGGAATGAATGTACATATCTGGCAGGATTATTGGCTCCCAAAACCGGTATCTTATGGAGCCAAGGCAGTGGAGTTAGGTTTCCAGAGGAATTCACCAGTCTATAGTTTGATAAACTAG
- the LOC120000628 gene encoding uncharacterized protein LOC120000628, which translates to MADTSEVTNSQLLQLMQAMREDMSKNKQQTDARLESMSVDNAALREEVSQLRSQTTSQGHDPTSVRIPPFPRLEQTPPPRDPLPYPLSAQFVPGSTPGGYDTSTSRGKGPATEEIQQNVDRDAPVDLTGSPRSRLPQPPRFPAAPFAGPTIASVAQAAMAKQIIELRGDIDKLTKAPPALAKINANCYTGSPFVDSIYQTDLPHRFSVPSMKLYNGTDDPEDHVAHYKLKMGAIAIPYGMHETCMCKGFGSTLTGPALRWYINLPNGSIASFEKLIETFMVQFSSSRKIHKCSDDLYRLPQRVGESLRDFLSRFNTEKVSIPYCDPGTTIQALRSCLLPDGEFYEELTKCDVRSYEEALMKATVFVRWEEDARRKPVNPPKEEKREDKRPRKDQSTFGEPSSNWRSRKSGASDYAKNCPEYPLKIHQVEAVQVLKKMGSEVKWPPKKETEGWKDPKKWCDFHQDIGHTTPDCRGLRYEVDYLLKRGHLRELLSEHGRAIWEKRKVDDPEALPLPPPITQTYCVISGGSEISGLSHTSAKKHEKEAANPAARMARSLGTFTNQVMVFTDDEATQLLHPHHDALVLTLQVANINLKRILIDNGSSANVLFLAAYKGMGLDETLILRKSMALIGFNGEVSHSVGEVVLPIYAPGLNKQTRFSIVDSPSAYNAILGRPWLHAIRAVPSTYHQILRYPTNNGVREILGDQHSSRSCYKTTMRSKGESS; encoded by the coding sequence ATGGCTGATACCAGTGAGGTCACTAACAGCCAGCTGTTGCAACTCATGCAAGCCATGAGAGAAGACATGTCGAAGAATAAACAGCAAACGGATGCGCGGTTAGAATCAATGTCGGTCGATAACGCAGCACTCCGCGAAGAGGTTTCGCAGCTGAGAAGCCAAACTACTTCCCAAGGCCATGATCCCACTTCAGTCCGAATTCCACCTTTTCCTCGCCTTGAACAAACACCACCTCCTAGAGACCCTTTGCCTTATCCTTTGAGTGCCCAGTTTGTTCCCGGGAGTACCCCCGGGGGATATGATACTTCTACTTCACGGGGTAAGGGACCTGCGACAGAAGAAATTCAGCAAAATGTTGACAGGGATGCCCCTGTAGATTTGACCGGTTCTCCAAGAAGTAGACTCCCACAGCCACCACGTTTTCCTGCTGCACCTTTCGCGGGACCCACTATCGCTTCAGTCGCCCAAGCTGCGATGGCCAAGCAGATCATCGAACTGCGGGGAGATATAGATAAATTGACTAAAGCACCTCCTGCTTTGGCCAAAATTAATGCCAATTGCTATACGGGATCACCGTTTGTGGACAGTATATACCAAACGGATCTGCCGCACAGGTTCAGCGTCCCGAGCATGAAGTTATATAACGGGACTGATGACCCCGAGGATCACGTGGCTCACTACAAGTTAAAGATGGGCGCTATCGCCATACCGTACGGCATGCACGAGACGTGCATGTGTAAAGGTTTCGGATCGACTCTTACCGGTCCGGCTCTGCGTTGGTACATCAACTTACCCAACGGCAGTATTGCTTCTTTCGAGAAGCTAATCGAGACGTTCATGGTGCAATTCTCGAGCAGTCGGAAGATTCATAAGTGCTCTGATGATTTATACCGACTGCCCCAACGTGTGGGAGAATCTCTCCGTGACTTCCTGTCAAGATTCAACACGGAGAAAGTATCTATACCCTATTGTGACCCAGGAACAACTATTCAAGCGCTCCGGAGTTGTTTACTCCCAGATGGGGAGTTTTATGAAGAACTCACGAAATGTGATGTTAGGAGTTATGAAGAAGCTCTGATGAAAGCTACCGTATTTGTTCGCTGGGAGGAGGATGCGAGGAGAAAGCCAGTTAATCCTCCTAAAGAAGAGAAACGAGAGGACAAACGTCCTAGGAAAGATCAGTCCACCTTTGGCGAGCCCAGCAGTAACTGGCGCTCCCGCAAATCTGGAGCGTCAGATTATGCAAAAAACTGTCCCGAGTACCCTCTCAAGATACACCAAGTCGAGGCTGTACAAGTCTTGAAAAAGATGGGCAGCGAGGTGAAGTGGCCGCCTAAGAAAGAGACCGAAGGATGGAAAGACCCCAAGAAGTGGTGTGACTTTCATCAGGACATTGGCCACACTACTCCTGATTGCAGAGGACTTAGATACGAAGTGGATTACCTGCTGAAAAGAGGTCACCTCAGAGAGTTGCTTTCTGAGCACGGTAGAGCAATATGGGAAAAGAGAAAAGTTGATGACCCAGAAGCATTGCCCCTGCCGCCACCAATTACTCAAACTTACTGTGTGATTTCTGGGGGATCAGAGATCAGTGGATTGTCCCACACCTCTGCCAAGAAGCACGAGAAGGAAGCAGCAAACCCCGCTGCTAGAATGGCACGTTCCCTTGGAACTTTCACTAATCAGGTGATGGTCTTCACGGATGATGAAGCTACCCAACTGTTGCACCCGCACCATGATGCTTTGGTGCTCACACTTCAGGTTGCGAACATCAACCTGAAGCGAATTTTAATCGACAATGGGAGTTCCGCCAATGTGTTGTTCTTGGCCGCCTACAAAGGAATGGGCCTAGATGAGACCTTGATATTACGGAAGTCAATGGCTCTTATCGGGTTCAATGGCGAGGTGAGCCATTCAGTGGGAGAAGTTGTGTTGCCTATCTATGCTCCAGGGTTGAACAAGCAGACTCGGTTTTCCATCGTAGATTCACCCTCTGCTTATAATGCTATTTTAGGACGACCTTGGTTGCACGCGATACGGGCCGTACCTTCCACATATCATCAAATCCTGCGCTATCCTACCAATAATGGCGTTAGGGAGATTTTGGGAGATCAACACTCTTCTAGGAGTTGTTATAAAaccaccatgaggagcaagggaGAATCTTCGTAG
- the LOC120000629 gene encoding uncharacterized protein LOC120000629 → MHRFFAASKNLLSKWKSGPEVLQRVEEFYNLGARKRSRKNILTARKLEKTSLWRYISDEMFENVFADITDADDLYEALMQDAERNQQSQETVGGGFEAAMRAAETSKAKKAGEKRKSTEDIPERRMKQREDPPGKGKSKSTGGSGKKATEKATANVSDGMEMPRKLLHDAIASGPRGRGGGLISTTASASAAIVLDDDSDNSERDTMPLTRRLPSIRTARVETAEPGETRATENRGEFDPTTDSYVDANAVSEVARSEAMASGSRTELATAGNQEVEDTAQGGENIQPRLRLNVTGSEMEEISIWIPKSLTVSSAPVLPPVGIRKMVFPEDAKKLDAMPLPSQFNYSVAHCFTALQGVLRSGENAIGSLSKERTEKERLEGMVKGLEDNLANVTSAQKDSEHQLIGEKNKNTQMSAQISRLEEKLKEADEQLLQSTESLSALEKKIHDDAYKATQFESRIDQAIRDAQYFKDCWEGVTKQLESAEAKVNTLEFQVHHLADQLGDVSREKDLLNKALAAQTMKTAEKVEMAKKMEENYLIKIGAMGGVGQAAERFRLLTQYKKNEHPKWDVDLMLKKAVVVLENYQPNKRWVVNEEAIGEPNIEKDLAPPESDIPTVEQLPIEARESPIPGTVTEDAPSEVPPTPRIENSTSEPENADEDIPRANPPITSEAIEIEATTETI, encoded by the exons ATGCACCGTTTCTTTGCAGCATCAAAGAATTTGCTAAGCAAGTGGAAAAGCGGCCCCGAAGTGCTTCAAAGAGTGGAAGAGTTTTACAACCTTGGGGCACGTAAAAGATCCAGAAAAAACATTCTAACAGCacgtaaattggagaaaacatcTCTTTGGAGATACATAA GTGACGAAATGTTTGAGAACGTGTTTGCTGATATAACTGATGCAGACGACCTGTATGAAGCTCTGATGCAGGATGCTGAAAGAAATCAGCAGAGCCAGGAAACGGTGGGTGGAGGTTTCGAGGCAGCTATGCGTGCTGCAGAAACGTCCAAAGCCAAGAAAGCGGGAGAGAAACGAAAATCAACCGAGGATATACCTGAAAGAAGGatgaaacagagagaagatCCTCCTGGTAAAGGAAAATCGAAAAGCACTGGGGGCAGCGGGAAGAAAGCAACTGAAAAGGCGACTGCTAACGTCAGCGATGGGATGGAAATGCCCAGAAAACTCCTTCACGACGCCATTGCCTCGGGACCCAGAGGCAGGGGAGGTGGTCTTATCAGTACCACTGCGAGTGCGTCGGCTGCCATTGTTCTGGATGATGATTCAGACAACAGTGAAAGGGACACGATGCCTTTAACTAGGAGGTTACCAAGCATTAGGACAGCCAGGGTAGAGACTGCTGAACCAGGGGAGACACGAGCTACCGAGAATCGTGGAGAATTTGACCCCACAACTGACAGCTACGTTGATGCAAACGCGGTATCAGAAGTTGCCAGGAGTGAAGCTATGGCAAGCGGATCTAGGACTGAGTTGGCGACAGCGGGTAACCAAGAAGTGGAGGACACTGCCCAAGGTGGGGAGAATATTCAGCCTAGGCTAAGGTTGAACGTCACGGgaagtgaaatggaagaaatatcaATATGGATTCCCAAATCTTTGACCGTCTCTTCTGCTCCCGTACTTCCGCCCGTTGGGATTAGGAAAATGGTCTTCCCTGAGGACGCCAAAAAATTAGATGCCATGCCTCTTCCTAGTCAGTTCAACTACTCAGTGGCTCATTGCTTTACT GCACTCCAAGGAGTACTCAGGTCTGGAGAGAATGCCATTGGCAGTTTGAGCAAAGAGAGGACTGAAAAGGAGAGACTAGAAGGCATGGTAAAGGGGCTGGAAGACAACTTGGCCAATGTCACGTCTGCACAAAAAGATTCAGAGCATCAACTGATTGgggagaagaacaagaatactcaaatgtctgctcaaatctcaagattggaagagaaattgaaagaagcagATGAGCAGCTCCTGCAATCAACTGAATCATTGAgtgcattggaaaagaaaatacatgacGATGCATATAAAGCCACTCAATTCGAGTCAAGGATCGACCAAGCAATCAGAGATGCTCAGTACTTCAAGGATTGCTGGGAAGGAGTCACCAAACAACTGGAGAGTGCCGAGGCCAAAGTGAACACACTGGAATTCCAGGTACACCACCTGGCTGACCAACTTGGTGATGTTTCCAGAGAGAAAGACCTGTTAAACAAAGCGTTGGCAGCGCAGACAATGAAGACAGCAGAAAAGGTTGAAATGGCcaagaaaatggaggaaaactaCCTTATCAAGATAGGGGCCATGGGAGGTGTCGGTCAAGCTGCAGAGAGGTTCAGATTGCTAACCCAGTACAAAAAGAATGAGCATCCGAAATGGGATGTGGACTTGATGCTCAAGAAGGCTGTGGTAGTACTTGAAAACTACCAGCCTAATAAAAGATGGGTTGTGAATGAAGAAGCAATTGGAGAACCTAACATCGAAAAAGACCTGGCGCCTCCAGAGAGTGATATCCCCACTGTTGAACAACTGCCCATTGAGGCCCGTGAATCGCCAATACCTGGCACTGTCACAGAAGATGCTCCATCTGAAGTTCCTCCGACTCCTAGGATTGAAAATTCAACTTCTGAGCCTGAAAATGCAGATGAGGATATCCCACGTGCGAATCCTCCCATTACGTCGGAGGCCATTGAGATTGAAGCGACAACAGAGACTATTTGa